From the genome of Blautia hydrogenotrophica DSM 10507:
ACTGAGAAATATTCACTTGATTATTAACCGCCTCAGACCGGACATGATACGCAGAGGAGATATGATGTCCGTGGACGATGTGGTGGATATTCTGGCGGTCAATCTCATCGGAACAGTTCCTGACGACGAACAGATCGTCATTTCCACCAATCAGGGAGATCCCCTATCTGGTAAACGTTCTTTGGCAGAGCAAGAATACAAAAATATCTGCAAAAGATTGCTGGGGGAGGAGATTCCATTTCCGTCGATTCAGGCGAAAAAGGGACTGTTTTCCAGATTTCGCAAGAAGTAAGGAGGGGCAGGTATGTGGTCGTTCCTGACAGAAAAAAGAAAATCCAGTAAGATTGCAAAAGATAGAATGAAACTGCTTTTGGTTTCGGAACGGATGAACTGCTCCACACAGACAATTATCATGATGCAGAATGATTTTCAGAAGACAGCGGCCCGCTATTTTCCAGTCAAAGACACTGGCGTGACTTTCGAGATCAAAGATCAGCCGCCAACCCTGCGAATCTGCATCCCCCTTCAGATAAAGAATAATTCTAGGTGATACTTTATGATAAAACAGTATAAGCTGCGATTTTACAATTTCAGACTGGTTATTCTGCTGCTGTCCATCAGTACCATTGGCGTTCTGTTAGTGGGGAGCGCGATGGAATCCTTGCGCAGTAAACAGTTAATGGGCGTTATTTTGGGGCTGATCGCCATGGTGATCGTCTCTCTGATGGATTTTAGCTGGATTTTGAACTTCTACTGGATCATGTATATTTTCAATATAGTGATGCTGTTGGGAGTGCGGATCTTTGGTTCCACAGCAGGTGGAGCGACGCGGTGGTTGAATTTAGGTTTCATTCAGTTTCAGCCCACGGAGCTGTCAAAGATCATACTGATTTTGTTTTTTGCAAAATTTTTTATGGACCATGAGGAAGATCTGAACACGGTCCGCACGATCGCGAAAGCTGCGCTCTTGCTTTTGGTCCCTTTGGTCTTGATCTGTATTCAGCCGGACTTGAAAAACACCATCACGGTGATCGTCCTCTTTTGTGTGTTGATTTATATGGCAGGACTCAGCTACAAGGTCATCGGAGGCGCGGTCTTGATTGCGGTACCGCTGTTGATTATCTTCCTGTCCATTGTGGTTCAGCCGGATCAAAAATTAATCAAGGATTACCAGAGAGATCGTATTATGTCCTGGCTGTATCCGGAGAACGAGGAGTATTCGGATGACATAGAACAGCAGAGAAACTCCATCATCGCAATAGGCTCCGGGGAGCTGACCGGAAAGGGACTGAACAACAACAGTGTCTCCTCAGCGAATAAAGGGAATTTTGTGTCACAGATTCAGACAGACTTTATCTTTGCAGTGGCAGGAGAGGAGTTGGGCTTTTTGGGCTGTGTGCTGATTATTCTGCTTCTTTTGTTTATCTGCTGGGAGTGTCTGAGGATGAGTCTGAGGTCGAAGGACCTCTCCGGAAAGATCATCTGCTGCGGGGTCAGTACGATTATCGCTTTGCAGAGCTTTATCAATATCTGCGTGGCGACAGGACTGATGCCAAACACAGGAACTCCCCTTCCTTTTGTCAGTTACGGTCTGACTTCCATGGTCAGCCTTTATCTGGGAATGGGCATTGTGCTGAACGTAGGTCTGCAAAGCAGTGAATACCGTGATTTACAGAAAATTTCCAAGAAAGAGGAATATTTATAGATGAGAGACAGAAAAGAGAGGGCAAAGTCCTCAGTTCCCCAAAAGTCGTCAGCAGCCGGAGCTTCCGCTGACATCAGGGAGGAAGCCAGACGTCAGAGACGAATTCAGAAATTGAGAAAACGAAGGCTTCAGAATACGATATGGATGCTGCTTCTTCTGTTTCTGATAGGAGCAGGGGTGGTCTTTTTGGTGTATAAATTCCGTGGAGACACCTTAAAGAGCCTGCCAGTCCGTTATGATTCTGCCCGTGAATTTTCAGCAGTTTCCTCGAATTTGGGGAAGAGAGCAGAAGCCTTTGCATCAAAGCTGTGTGTGTCAGAGAAAGGTGACACTCCCATGGATGCGGCAAACTTAGGGGAGGGACAGGAGGGTGCGCTGTTTGATCTTTCCAGCGGTGAGGTGCTCTACAGCAAAGATCTGTATGAAAAAGTTTATCCTGCCAGCATCACGAAGCTGATGACAGCCATGTTGGCATTTCAAAGCGGTAAATTAGACAGCACTGTGACGATTCAGCAGGAAGATCTAGACTTAGAGTCTGGCTCCCAAGTCTGTGGCTTCATGGTGGGAGATCAGGTGACATTGGACCAGTTGGTACGCTGCCTTTTGGTATATTCGGGAAATGATGCGGCCAGCGCGATTGCCCGTTATGTGGGTGGCAGTCAGGAGAAGTTTGTGGCTATGATGAACGATTACGCGGCAAAACTGGGAATGACAGGAACACATTTCGAGAATCCCCATGGGCTGCACACGGAGAATCATTATACCACAGTCTATGATATCTATCTGATGCTTAATGAAGCTATGAACTACAGTGAGTATCTGGAGATTGCCCAGTTGTCCTCCTATACGGCGAATTTTGAACATGCAGACGGCAGCGAGGCGAGCATCACCTTGGAATCCACCGATCACTATCTGACCGGTGAGACGACGCCTCCTAAGGATGTGACTGTCCTTGGCGGAAAGACTGGGACTACTTCTGATGCTGGAAACTGTCTGGCTTTGCTTGTGCAAAACGCGTATGGACAGCCATATGTTTGTATTGTCATGAATGCCTCCACCAAAGAAATTTTGTATCAGCAGATGAATACCTTGCTTTCCCAGATAAATGGATGAGAAAGGGGAAAATTTGTTACTCTTTTTTTAAATAAGGATTGAATTCTTTGTTGAAATACACTATAATTGAAACATATTAAATATGGTTTTTAGTAAAAATTCATATTATACGTGTCTAAGGAGGAAAACAGCATGGTTGAACTAATTGTAGGAAAAAAAGGCAAAGGTAAGACAAAAGTATTGTTAGACAAAGTGAATAGTGCGGTGAAAGAAGTAAGCGGAAATATTGTCTATCTAGACAAAAGCACGAAGCACATGTATGAGCTGAACAATAAGGTACGTCTCATCGATGTGACCAGCTACCCTGTGAAGAACAGTGATGAATTTGTTGGATTTATTTGCGGAATTC
Proteins encoded in this window:
- a CDS encoding FtsW/RodA/SpoVE family cell cycle protein produces the protein MIKQYKLRFYNFRLVILLLSISTIGVLLVGSAMESLRSKQLMGVILGLIAMVIVSLMDFSWILNFYWIMYIFNIVMLLGVRIFGSTAGGATRWLNLGFIQFQPTELSKIILILFFAKFFMDHEEDLNTVRTIAKAALLLLVPLVLICIQPDLKNTITVIVLFCVLIYMAGLSYKVIGGAVLIAVPLLIIFLSIVVQPDQKLIKDYQRDRIMSWLYPENEEYSDDIEQQRNSIIAIGSGELTGKGLNNNSVSSANKGNFVSQIQTDFIFAVAGEELGFLGCVLIILLLLFICWECLRMSLRSKDLSGKIICCGVSTIIALQSFINICVATGLMPNTGTPLPFVSYGLTSMVSLYLGMGIVLNVGLQSSEYRDLQKISKKEEYL
- a CDS encoding D-alanyl-D-alanine carboxypeptidase family protein codes for the protein MRDRKERAKSSVPQKSSAAGASADIREEARRQRRIQKLRKRRLQNTIWMLLLLFLIGAGVVFLVYKFRGDTLKSLPVRYDSAREFSAVSSNLGKRAEAFASKLCVSEKGDTPMDAANLGEGQEGALFDLSSGEVLYSKDLYEKVYPASITKLMTAMLAFQSGKLDSTVTIQQEDLDLESGSQVCGFMVGDQVTLDQLVRCLLVYSGNDAASAIARYVGGSQEKFVAMMNDYAAKLGMTGTHFENPHGLHTENHYTTVYDIYLMLNEAMNYSEYLEIAQLSSYTANFEHADGSEASITLESTDHYLTGETTPPKDVTVLGGKTGTTSDAGNCLALLVQNAYGQPYVCIVMNASTKEILYQQMNTLLSQING
- a CDS encoding cell division topological specificity factor MinE, whose product is MWSFLTEKRKSSKIAKDRMKLLLVSERMNCSTQTIIMMQNDFQKTAARYFPVKDTGVTFEIKDQPPTLRICIPLQIKNNSR